One genomic window of Lytechinus variegatus isolate NC3 chromosome 1, Lvar_3.0, whole genome shotgun sequence includes the following:
- the LOC121430926 gene encoding dipeptidyl peptidase 1-like, translated as MSSYWLLKHTFLKINSFHQSSHFLQPSRKYFAVLPKMEAISCRIYLWAFLILFTFLIWEGPRGVTLVGADTPANCSFEEIEGTWKFLMGPTTQNNRVNCSKPWNPVRTWIVSLRFPDLAIDENGRIGFWTLIYNQGYEAVIRNRKFFGFSDFEKISKKKVISYCNVSIGWSHNDDQTDWACYRGEQIKRFRDTGSPVKVTNLDESSTQFDEHAIHRRNDKFIEAINRHQDSWTATYYDRYKNLTLGDLRRRAGGKLWKRIWPDVAPTDERTRQVASNLPEKFDWRDVGGIDYVSPVRDQGICGSCYAFASTATQESRLRVMTNNTVKVVMSPQEVVSCSEYAQGCEGGFPYLIAGKYGQDFGLVDETCYPYRERDAPCRQVSCRRFRTSEYHYIGGFYGACNEDLMRLELLRSGPLAISFEVYDDFLFYRGGIYHHVPMYDRFNPWETTNHVVTIVGYGHKGNNPKKGEKYWIVQNTWGSEWGERGYFRIRRGVNECNIETLAVATTPLTN; from the exons ATGTCTTCATACTGGTTG CTGAAACATACTTTCTTGAAGATTAATTCTTTTCATCAAAGTTCTCACTTTTTACAACCATCTCGGAAATATTTTGCGGTTCTGCCAAAGATGGAGGCAATTTCGTGTCGAATCTATCTTTGGGCTTTTCTAATCCTATTTACTTTTCTGATATGGGAAGGACCAAGAGGAGTGACCCTGGTGGGTGCAGATACTCCTGCAAACTGCTCATTCGAGGAAATAGAAGGAACGTGGAAATTTCTCATGGGCCCG ACTACCCAAAACAACAGAGTCAACTGTTCGAAGCCATGGAACCCCGTAAGGACGTGGATTGTGAGTCTTCGATTCCCTGACCTTGCTATTGATGAAAACG GAAGAATTGGATTCTGGACACTCATATACAATCAGGGCTACGAGGCGGTGATTCGTAACCGAAAATTCTTTGGCTTCTCTGATTTCGAAAAGATCTCGAAGAAGAAAGTTATTAGTTACTGCAACGTTTCCATCGGTTGGTCTCATAATGACGACCAAACAGACTGGGCCTGTTACAGGGGTGAACAGATAAAACGCTTCCGTGACACCGGGTCTCCAGTCAAGGTTACCAACCTGGACGAGTCTTCAACACAGTTTGATGAACACGCCATTCACAGAAGGAACGACAAGTTCATCGAAG cAATCAACAGACACCAAGATTCTTGGACCGCCACCTACTACGACCGTTACAAGAACTTGACTCTCGGTGATCTTAGACGAAGGGCAGGTGGCAAGCTTTGGAAGCGTATATGGCCCGACGTTGCTCCAACAGATGAACGTACCAGACAAG tgGCATCAAATCTCCCAGAAAAGTTCGATTGGCGTGACGTGGGCGGCATCGACTATGTGTCTCCTGTCCGTGATCAAGGAATTTGTGGAAGCTGCTATGCCTTTGCTTCGACAGCAACACAGGAGTCCAGACTGAGGGTGATGACCAATAATACCGTCAAGGTGGTAATGTCTCCTCAGGAAGTGGTCAGTTGCTCGGAGTACGCCCAAGGGTGCGAAGGCGGGTTTCCATATCTCATCGCAG GGAAGTACGGTCAGGACTTTGGCCTTGTGGATGAAACTTGCTATCCGTACCGGGAAAGAGATGCACCTTGCAGGCAGGTATCCTGCAGAAGATTCCGTACCAGTGAATACCACTACATCGGGGGCTTTTACGGCGCTTGCAATGAAGATCTAATGCGCCTGGAGCTCCTCCGCAGCGGTCCATTGGCAATCAGTTTTGAGGTGTACGATGATTTCCTTTTCTATCGTGGAGGCATCTACCATCACGTCCCGATGTATGACCGATTCAATCCTTGGGAGACTACGAACCATGTTGTAACCATCGTAGGATATGGTCACAAGGGAAACAATCCaaagaagggggaaaagtaCTGGATTGTCCAAAATACATGGGGGTCGGAGTGGGGAGAGAGGGGCTACTTTAGAATCAGGAGGGGTGTTAACGAGTGTAATATCGAAACCCTGGCAGTTGCCACTACACCCCTCACAAATTAA